One Mangrovimonas cancribranchiae DNA segment encodes these proteins:
- the xylE gene encoding D-xylose transporter XylE — MKNSKSVYLIAIVASLGGLLFGYDTAVISGAVGALESFFVNTLQEDSKMAIQAIIQFKIVLTACVVVVGVLIASFIYKFYKKSTATVIVAILFLLIGVVYYLGFLKGANVLTDNLKNSIFGFMISSALVGCIIGASMGDKVANSIGRRNGLLLSAILFIISAFGSAYPDTLNVFGGTTLTAFMIFRIVGGVGVGLASMLSPLYIAEMAPANIRGKLVSFNQFAIVAGMLIVYFVNYFIASGQTEDWINNIGWRYMFLSENVPAVLFFIFLFFVPKTPRFQVMKGEEEDAVKVLSGLNGQSKAQQILADIKKSFKQKNGHWLFFGWGIVIIGVLLSVFQQFVGINVVLYYAPEIFKGMGMKTDASLMQTIIVGAINMLFTIVAIFTVDNYGRKKLMLIGSCVMAVSMIGLGFSLYLQSSGVVSLLFMLVYIAAFAMSWGPVTWVLLSEIFPNKIKGVLAVAVAAQWLANLLVSWTFPMMNNNAELITLFNHGFSYWVYGVMGVLSAFFIWKFVPETKGKTLEEMEMLWQSKKENN; from the coding sequence ATGAAAAATAGTAAAAGTGTTTACTTAATAGCAATTGTAGCAAGTTTAGGAGGCTTACTTTTTGGTTATGATACAGCTGTTATTTCTGGTGCTGTTGGAGCATTGGAATCCTTTTTTGTAAACACATTACAAGAGGACTCCAAAATGGCTATTCAGGCAATAATACAATTTAAAATAGTATTAACAGCTTGTGTTGTTGTTGTAGGAGTGTTAATAGCGTCATTTATTTATAAATTTTACAAGAAATCAACTGCAACGGTTATTGTGGCAATACTCTTTTTATTAATAGGCGTAGTTTATTATTTAGGTTTTTTAAAAGGGGCGAATGTTTTAACAGATAACCTGAAAAATTCCATCTTCGGATTTATGATTAGTAGTGCGCTCGTGGGCTGTATTATAGGTGCGTCTATGGGGGATAAGGTGGCTAATAGTATAGGAAGAAGAAATGGCCTTTTATTGTCTGCAATCTTGTTTATAATTTCGGCATTTGGTTCTGCTTATCCAGATACTTTAAATGTTTTTGGCGGTACAACACTAACAGCTTTTATGATTTTTAGAATTGTAGGAGGAGTTGGAGTTGGTCTAGCAAGTATGTTGTCACCGCTGTATATAGCCGAAATGGCTCCAGCAAATATTAGAGGTAAATTAGTGTCTTTTAATCAGTTCGCTATTGTTGCAGGGATGTTAATAGTTTATTTCGTAAACTATTTTATAGCTAGTGGGCAAACAGAAGATTGGATAAATAATATAGGTTGGCGATATATGTTTTTATCAGAAAATGTGCCAGCAGTTTTATTTTTTATTTTCCTGTTTTTTGTGCCTAAAACACCTCGTTTTCAGGTTATGAAAGGTGAAGAGGAAGATGCAGTAAAAGTATTATCAGGTTTAAACGGGCAAAGTAAAGCACAACAAATTCTTGCCGATATTAAAAAGTCGTTTAAACAAAAAAATGGCCATTGGTTGTTTTTCGGTTGGGGAATAGTAATTATAGGTGTTCTTCTTTCTGTTTTTCAGCAATTTGTAGGAATAAACGTGGTGCTTTATTACGCTCCAGAAATTTTTAAAGGCATGGGAATGAAAACCGATGCTTCATTAATGCAAACTATTATTGTTGGAGCTATTAATATGTTATTTACAATAGTAGCCATTTTTACTGTAGATAACTATGGGCGAAAAAAACTTATGCTAATAGGTAGTTGTGTTATGGCGGTTAGTATGATAGGTCTAGGGTTCTCCTTGTACCTGCAAAGTTCAGGTGTAGTGTCGTTGTTGTTTATGCTAGTTTATATTGCTGCCTTTGCCATGTCGTGGGGACCAGTTACTTGGGTGTTACTTTCAGAAATTTTTCCAAATAAAATTAAAGGCGTTTTAGCAGTGGCTGTTGCGGCACAATGGTTAGCAAACTTATTAGTATCGTGGACATTTCCTATGATGAATAATAATGCAGAACTAATTACGCTTTTCAATCACGGATTTTCTTAC
- a CDS encoding NrtR DNA-binding winged helix domain-containing protein: MVKKFIDEESGKVIERSVMNSITIDCVIFGFDKGSLKVLLVKHADGISKGEWALPGGWIREEESIDNAANRLLKELTGLDNIYLEQLKAFGEPDRFPLGRVITIGYYALVKIEDYNIKAGFTASEAKWYKINDIPELIYDHNIILNFSLKHLRNRVKQAPIGFNLLPEKFTLLQLMQLYEEILGVEMDKSNFRRKILRMKLLQDLNEKQKDVSHRAAKLYRFDYDIYKKLTQKGFNFEF, encoded by the coding sequence ATGGTAAAAAAATTTATAGACGAAGAGTCGGGTAAAGTAATTGAAAGATCGGTAATGAATTCTATCACCATAGACTGTGTTATTTTTGGGTTTGACAAAGGAAGCTTAAAAGTATTACTAGTCAAGCATGCTGATGGTATTAGCAAAGGCGAATGGGCACTTCCCGGCGGATGGATTAGAGAAGAGGAAAGTATAGACAATGCTGCCAATAGATTACTTAAAGAGCTTACTGGATTAGATAATATTTATCTTGAACAGCTTAAAGCCTTTGGAGAGCCCGATCGATTCCCTTTAGGGCGTGTTATTACTATAGGTTATTACGCTTTAGTCAAAATAGAGGATTACAATATTAAAGCTGGTTTTACAGCTTCAGAGGCTAAATGGTATAAAATTAATGATATTCCTGAACTAATTTATGACCATAACATCATCTTAAACTTTAGCCTTAAACATTTAAGAAACAGAGTCAAACAAGCACCAATTGGCTTTAATTTACTCCCTGAAAAATTCACATTATTACAACTCATGCAACTTTACGAAGAAATTTTAGGGGTTGAAATGGATAAATCTAATTTTAGAAGAAAAATCCTTCGCATGAAACTTCTTCAAGACTTAAATGAAAAACAAAAAGATGTCTCACATAGGGCTGCTAAGTTATATAGATTTGATTACGATATCTATAAAAAGCTAACTCAAAAAGGGTTTAATTTCGAGTTTTAA
- a CDS encoding exosortase F system-associated membrane protein, whose protein sequence is MQKKYRLLGLVILIGSLILIRVFEQQLFYDPYLQFFKNDYLYLDAPKYEAFNLVVFTTLRYVLNTLISLGILFVIFLDKEMVKFSLLIYTISYVILILLFLYFILNPKQEGYFLFFNVRRFLIQPILLLLLVPAFYYNKRKGKIKTRN, encoded by the coding sequence ATGCAAAAAAAGTATAGGCTTTTAGGTTTAGTTATTTTAATTGGCTCTTTGATTCTAATACGTGTTTTCGAGCAACAATTGTTCTACGATCCATACTTGCAGTTTTTTAAAAACGATTATCTGTATCTAGACGCTCCCAAATACGAAGCGTTTAATTTAGTAGTATTTACGACATTGCGTTATGTGCTTAATACCCTAATATCATTAGGTATTTTGTTTGTAATTTTTCTAGATAAAGAAATGGTGAAATTTTCGCTATTAATTTACACCATCTCTTATGTTATTTTAATCTTACTTTTCTTGTATTTTATATTGAATCCTAAGCAGGAAGGTTATTTTTTGTTTTTTAATGTTAGGCGATTTTTAATACAGCCTATATTATTACTGCTTTTAGTGCCAGCGTTTTATTATAATAAAAGGAAGGGAAAAATTAAAACTCGAAATTAA
- the xrtF gene encoding exosortase family protein XrtF translates to MKQLFRTYGLVIRFILTFLIVYVVLIFGYKFYLQMSTGEVYYPDYITKLVADQSAILLNDFGYNATVFPHPNEASIKLFLNDKYVARVIEGCNAVSVIILFLSFIIAFSGKLKTTIIFGLVGGVLIYVVNLFRIAILAIGFYHFPEYEKVLHGVVFPAIIYGMVFLLWIVWVNRFSKVSEHAKKV, encoded by the coding sequence TTGAAGCAACTTTTTAGAACATATGGATTGGTAATAAGGTTTATTTTAACCTTCTTAATTGTTTATGTGGTTTTAATTTTTGGCTATAAGTTTTATTTGCAAATGTCTACAGGTGAAGTGTATTACCCAGATTATATTACTAAGCTTGTTGCAGACCAGAGTGCTATTTTGCTAAACGATTTTGGCTATAATGCCACAGTTTTTCCGCATCCTAATGAGGCATCGATAAAGTTATTTCTTAACGATAAATATGTGGCTAGAGTGATAGAAGGTTGTAATGCTGTGAGTGTAATCATTCTTTTTTTATCCTTTATAATTGCTTTTTCAGGTAAATTAAAAACAACTATTATTTTTGGTTTGGTTGGCGGTGTGTTAATTTATGTAGTTAACCTTTTTAGGATAGCTATTTTGGCTATTGGATTTTACCATTTTCCCGAATATGAAAAAGTTTTGCATGGTGTTGTTTTTCCAGCTATAATTTATGGTATGGTTTTCTTGCTATGGATTGTTTGGGTGAATAGATTTTCAAAAGTTAGTGAGCATGCAAAAAAAGTATAG
- a CDS encoding GAF domain-containing protein produces the protein MPFNKLKPQISQIISNDKKTTDEKLLGICQLLELNVNHYNWVGFYFKNGDKNELKLGPYVGAPTDHTIIPFGKGICGQVAVSNENFVVPDVSAQDNYIACSITVKAEIVIPIFVNGENIGQIDIDSNTPDPFTKEDEEFLEFICQEVARIL, from the coding sequence ATGCCATTTAACAAGTTAAAACCTCAAATTTCTCAAATAATTTCTAACGATAAGAAAACCACTGACGAAAAATTATTAGGAATTTGTCAACTTTTAGAGCTTAATGTAAATCACTACAACTGGGTGGGGTTTTACTTTAAAAACGGTGATAAAAATGAATTAAAACTTGGCCCTTATGTAGGCGCCCCAACAGATCACACCATTATCCCTTTTGGCAAAGGTATTTGTGGGCAAGTAGCCGTTAGCAACGAAAATTTTGTAGTTCCAGATGTTTCTGCACAAGACAACTATATCGCTTGTAGCATAACCGTTAAAGCCGAAATCGTAATTCCTATTTTTGTTAATGGTGAAAATATTGGCCAAATAGACATAGACTCGAATACACCAGATCCTTTCACAAAAGAAGATGAAGAATTTTTAGAGTTTATTTGTCAAGAAGTTGCCCGCATTTTATAA
- the purH gene encoding bifunctional phosphoribosylaminoimidazolecarboxamide formyltransferase/IMP cyclohydrolase produces the protein MSTTKTIKSALISVFSKDGLEPIVKQLNEQGVTIYSTGGTEKFIKDLGIDVIPVEDVTSYPSILGGRVKTLHPKVFGGILNRQDNDSDIAELTDFEIPQIDLVIVDLYPFEKTVASGASHQDIIEKIDIGGISLIRAAAKNYADVVCVSSVEDYSEFLDLLKAKNGETSQEDRKRFATKAFNVSSHYDSAIFNFFNTDQNIESFKISETKGKTLRYGENPHQKGFFYGDFDAMFTKLHGKELSYNNLLDVDAAVTLMNEFKGEAPTFAILKHNNACGLAQRDTIHQAYVDALAGDPVSAFGGILISNTEIDKATAEEIHNLFCEVVIAPSFSNDALDILKGKKNRILLILKDIELPKTTIRSCLNGVLVQDRDNKTDALEDLTEVTNNKPTKNELEDLIFASKICKHTKSNTIVLAKNKQLCASGTGQTSRVDALNQAIHKAGSFKFDLNGAVMASDAFFPFPDCVEIADNAGITAVIQPGGSIKDQLSIDYCNTNNVAMVFTGTRHFKH, from the coding sequence ATGAGTACCACAAAAACCATTAAATCGGCATTAATTTCCGTATTTTCAAAAGACGGATTAGAACCTATTGTTAAACAACTTAACGAACAAGGCGTAACCATTTACTCTACAGGAGGAACAGAAAAATTTATTAAAGATCTAGGTATCGATGTTATTCCTGTTGAAGATGTTACTTCTTATCCATCTATTCTTGGCGGACGTGTTAAAACATTACACCCTAAAGTATTTGGCGGCATATTAAACAGGCAAGATAATGATAGTGATATTGCTGAATTAACAGATTTTGAAATCCCACAAATCGATTTGGTCATTGTAGACCTTTATCCTTTTGAAAAGACAGTTGCTTCTGGCGCATCTCATCAGGATATTATTGAAAAAATTGATATCGGTGGCATATCTTTAATTAGAGCTGCCGCTAAAAACTACGCCGATGTAGTTTGCGTTTCATCTGTAGAAGATTACAGTGAATTTTTAGACTTACTAAAAGCTAAAAATGGCGAAACTTCTCAAGAAGACAGAAAACGTTTTGCTACAAAAGCCTTTAACGTATCTTCACATTACGATTCTGCTATTTTTAACTTCTTCAACACAGATCAAAATATTGAATCGTTTAAAATAAGTGAAACCAAAGGAAAAACTTTACGTTATGGTGAAAACCCACATCAAAAAGGTTTTTTCTATGGCGATTTCGATGCTATGTTTACTAAGCTACATGGTAAGGAGCTTAGCTACAACAACCTTTTAGATGTAGATGCCGCAGTAACATTAATGAACGAATTTAAAGGTGAAGCGCCAACGTTTGCTATTTTAAAACACAATAACGCTTGCGGTTTAGCACAACGCGACACCATACATCAAGCATATGTAGATGCGCTAGCTGGAGATCCTGTATCTGCTTTTGGCGGTATATTAATAAGTAATACTGAAATTGATAAAGCAACAGCCGAAGAAATTCACAATTTATTCTGTGAGGTTGTTATTGCTCCAAGTTTTTCAAACGATGCTCTAGACATTTTAAAAGGTAAAAAGAACCGTATTTTACTTATTCTAAAAGACATTGAGCTACCAAAAACTACGATAAGAAGTTGTTTAAACGGTGTTTTAGTTCAAGACAGAGATAATAAAACCGATGCCCTTGAAGATTTAACTGAAGTTACCAACAATAAACCAACCAAAAACGAGTTAGAAGATTTAATTTTTGCTTCAAAAATTTGCAAGCATACCAAATCTAATACTATTGTACTGGCAAAAAACAAACAATTATGTGCTAGCGGTACGGGACAAACAAGCCGTGTTGACGCTTTAAATCAAGCTATTCACAAAGCTGGCTCTTTTAAATTCGACCTTAATGGCGCTGTTATGGCAAGCGATGCATTCTTCCCATTCCCAGATTGTGTAGAAATTGCAGACAATGCTGGTATTACAGCTGTAATTCAGCCAGGTGGCTCTATTAAAGATCAACTTAGTATAGATTATTGTAACACGAATAATGTTGCTATGGTATTTACAGGAACGCGTCATTTTAAGCATTAA
- a CDS encoding rod shape-determining protein: MGFFDFLTEEIAIDLGTANTLIIHNDKVVVDSPSIVARDRISGKIIAAGKEASMMQGKTHENIKTIRPLKDGVIADFDASEQMISMFIKNIPALKKKLFNPALRMVICIPSGITEVEMRAVKESAERVNGKEVYLIHEPMAAAIGIGVDIMQPKGNMIVDIGGGTTEIAVIALGGIVCDKSVKIAGDVFTNDIIYYMRTQHNLYVGERTAEKIKIQIGAATEDLELPPEDMSVQGRDLLTGKPKQVQISYREIAKALDKSILRIEDAVMETLSQTPPELAADIYNTGIYLAGGGSMLRGLDKRLSQKTDLPVYIAEDPLRAVVRGTGITLKNITKYKSVLIK; the protein is encoded by the coding sequence ATGGGATTTTTTGACTTCCTAACTGAAGAAATTGCTATAGATCTTGGTACAGCAAATACACTTATTATTCATAACGATAAAGTTGTTGTTGACAGTCCATCTATAGTAGCTCGTGATCGTATTTCTGGAAAAATTATTGCAGCTGGTAAAGAAGCTAGCATGATGCAGGGAAAAACGCACGAAAACATCAAAACTATACGACCTCTTAAAGATGGCGTAATTGCCGATTTTGATGCTTCAGAGCAAATGATAAGCATGTTTATTAAAAATATCCCTGCTCTAAAAAAGAAGTTGTTTAATCCAGCTTTACGTATGGTTATTTGTATTCCTTCAGGAATTACAGAGGTTGAAATGCGCGCTGTAAAAGAAAGTGCAGAACGCGTTAATGGCAAAGAAGTTTACCTTATACACGAACCTATGGCAGCTGCCATAGGTATTGGTGTTGATATTATGCAACCCAAAGGAAATATGATTGTTGATATAGGTGGTGGTACAACAGAAATTGCTGTCATTGCTTTAGGAGGTATTGTTTGTGACAAATCGGTTAAAATTGCAGGTGATGTATTTACCAACGATATTATTTATTACATGCGCACCCAACACAACCTTTATGTTGGAGAACGTACTGCCGAAAAAATAAAAATACAAATTGGTGCTGCTACCGAAGACCTTGAATTACCTCCAGAAGACATGAGTGTACAAGGTAGAGACTTACTTACTGGAAAACCAAAACAGGTACAAATTTCGTATAGAGAAATAGCAAAGGCTTTAGATAAGTCCATTTTACGAATTGAAGACGCTGTAATGGAAACCTTATCGCAAACACCACCAGAATTAGCAGCCGATATTTATAATACTGGTATTTACTTAGCTGGCGGTGGGTCTATGTTACGTGGGTTAGACAAACGTTTATCTCAAAAAACAGATTTACCAGTTTATATTGCAGAAGATCCGTTAAGAGCTGTAGTTCGTGGTACTGGAATAACTTTAAAAAACATAACTAAATACAAAAGCGTCTTGATAAAATAG
- the mreC gene encoding rod shape-determining protein MreC encodes MQQIINFLIRNKTFLLYILLLSISLVFTIQSHSYHKSRFINSANFLTGGIYNSTNNISEYFNLKTQNTILQEENNSLRMLIHNGEKQNDSIQITYIDSTSFGIAYKFTPALVLKNSYSATDNILLLNKGHRDSIQQDFGVITPKGVLGIVDQTSKKFSTVISILNTNSRISAKLKQTNHFGSLIWDSKSPHIIQLKEIPKIAPVKQGDTITTSGLSAIFPKGIPIGTVTDFSLDNAENYYTINVKLFNDMTNIEHVYIIENEDKDEINNLLNPADE; translated from the coding sequence ATGCAACAAATCATTAACTTTTTAATAAGAAACAAAACCTTTTTGTTGTATATATTGTTGCTTTCTATATCGCTTGTTTTTACTATTCAATCGCATTCTTATCATAAAAGTCGGTTTATAAATTCTGCTAACTTTTTAACTGGTGGTATTTATAATTCGACTAACAATATTTCTGAGTATTTTAATTTAAAAACACAAAATACCATTCTTCAAGAGGAGAACAATAGTTTAAGAATGCTTATTCATAACGGTGAAAAACAAAACGATTCTATTCAAATAACCTATATAGACAGTACAAGTTTTGGCATTGCTTACAAATTTACACCTGCTTTAGTGTTAAAAAATAGTTACTCGGCAACAGATAATATTTTATTACTAAATAAAGGGCATAGAGATAGCATACAACAAGACTTTGGGGTTATTACACCTAAAGGTGTTTTAGGCATTGTAGACCAAACAAGTAAAAAGTTTTCTACTGTAATTTCTATATTAAACACCAATAGCAGAATAAGCGCTAAACTAAAACAAACCAATCATTTTGGATCGTTAATTTGGGATAGTAAATCGCCACACATTATTCAGTTAAAAGAAATCCCTAAAATAGCTCCTGTAAAACAGGGTGACACTATTACAACCTCAGGGCTTTCGGCTATTTTCCCTAAAGGAATTCCAATTGGTACTGTGACAGATTTTTCTTTAGATAATGCCGAGAATTATTATACTATAAACGTAAAACTGTTTAATGACATGACCAATATTGAACATGTTTATATTATAGAGAATGAAGACAAAGATGAAATTAACAACCTGTTAAATCCAGCAGATGAGTAA
- a CDS encoding rod shape-determining protein MreD: protein MSNLISGHTLRFILLVLLQALILNHINFLGYINPYLYILFVALYPIKNNRSIFLFLSFLLGLFVDIFSDSGGIHAAAALTAAYTRPIILKFSFGAAYEHQTIRFNTIEFGALLVYLITLTLVHHLVMFSLEVFNIKNILLILKKTLFSSIFTIILTVLTIIIFSRKR from the coding sequence ATGAGTAATTTAATTTCTGGCCATACATTACGTTTTATCTTACTTGTGCTTCTTCAAGCATTAATCTTAAATCATATTAATTTTTTAGGATATATAAACCCCTATCTTTATATTCTTTTTGTGGCCTTATATCCTATTAAAAATAATCGCTCTATATTTTTATTTTTAAGTTTCTTATTAGGGCTTTTTGTCGATATTTTTTCCGACTCTGGCGGTATTCATGCTGCAGCAGCTTTAACAGCAGCTTACACAAGACCTATTATTTTAAAATTTTCATTCGGAGCTGCTTACGAACACCAAACTATTAGATTTAATACTATTGAGTTTGGGGCTCTGCTAGTCTATTTAATCACCCTAACGCTAGTCCATCATTTGGTTATGTTTTCTTTAGAAGTTTTTAACATAAAGAACATACTTTTAATACTTAAAAAAACGTTATTCTCTAGTATTTTCACTATAATACTAACCGTATTAACAATCATAATTTTTAGCAGAAAGCGTTAA
- the mrdA gene encoding penicillin-binding protein 2 produces MRQLLLFASIIIVGIVFIGRLFYLQIYNSDNYNLFEDPAIRKVYDYPKRGFVFDRNGKLLVANQPSYDVMVIPREVKPLDTVEFCSLLKIDKAQFIKTYNKAYHYSPRLPSVFVSHLSKEDYAVLQEKMRKYEGFYIQKRSLRDYQTSIGANVLGFIAEVNQGQIQKNPYYKMGDLIGKQGVELSYEEELRGVKGVKFIQKDRFNRDLGPYKDGKFDTIPAPGKDITITIDSKLQAYGEKLMVNKRGGIVAIEPKTGEILALVSAPSYNPNLLVGRKRSKNYTKLYNDSIHLPLIDKGLLRVHEPGSPFKALVALAALQEDVITPKFSVTCRGAYHYGGRRPMGCHCGGGRRDLTKGIAKSCNSYFATIFRKSIDKYSNASKGMDAWSKHIKSFGLGQYLGTDLPIGKKGNIPDGAYYDNWYPDFRWGATTIISNSIGQGEILTTPIHMANFTAAIANRGYYYTPHIIKGIEGEKINKDFVTKHETTVAPKHFDPIIEGLYDVYENGTARFLRIPGIEICGKTGTAENFIKIDGERMQLQDHSIFVAFAPKDNPKIALAVLVENGHYGSIYAGRIASLMIEQYLKGEITRTDMETWLLNNSLEDEYIKPYSGQPFSIN; encoded by the coding sequence ATGAGACAATTATTACTATTCGCTTCTATTATTATTGTAGGAATCGTTTTTATTGGCAGACTTTTCTACTTACAAATCTACAATTCAGACAACTATAATTTGTTTGAAGATCCTGCCATACGAAAAGTTTACGATTATCCTAAACGTGGCTTTGTTTTTGACCGAAATGGGAAATTACTAGTTGCTAATCAGCCATCTTACGATGTTATGGTTATTCCTAGAGAAGTAAAACCTTTAGATACCGTTGAGTTTTGCTCGCTACTAAAAATAGACAAAGCTCAATTTATAAAAACCTATAATAAAGCTTATCATTATTCCCCAAGACTACCATCTGTGTTTGTGTCACACCTCTCAAAAGAAGATTATGCCGTTTTACAAGAAAAAATGCGTAAATACGAGGGGTTTTACATTCAAAAACGGTCGTTAAGAGATTATCAAACATCTATTGGCGCCAATGTTTTAGGGTTTATTGCCGAAGTTAATCAAGGGCAAATACAAAAAAACCCTTATTACAAAATGGGTGATTTAATAGGAAAACAAGGCGTTGAACTCTCTTACGAAGAAGAATTGCGTGGCGTTAAAGGCGTTAAATTTATCCAAAAAGACAGATTTAATAGAGATTTAGGACCTTATAAAGACGGTAAATTTGACACCATTCCTGCACCCGGAAAAGATATCACTATAACAATAGACTCCAAACTGCAAGCTTACGGCGAAAAGCTTATGGTAAACAAAAGAGGCGGAATTGTTGCCATAGAACCTAAAACAGGAGAGATTTTAGCTTTAGTTTCTGCACCTTCATACAACCCTAATCTATTAGTAGGGAGAAAACGATCGAAAAATTACACGAAACTCTATAACGATTCAATTCATCTTCCACTTATAGACAAAGGTTTATTAAGAGTTCACGAACCTGGCTCACCATTTAAAGCTCTAGTTGCCCTTGCAGCATTACAAGAAGATGTTATTACACCTAAGTTTTCAGTAACCTGCAGAGGCGCTTATCATTATGGTGGAAGACGCCCAATGGGCTGCCATTGTGGTGGTGGACGACGAGATTTAACAAAGGGAATTGCCAAATCTTGCAACTCCTATTTCGCAACTATCTTTAGGAAATCGATCGATAAGTACAGTAATGCCAGTAAAGGTATGGATGCATGGAGTAAACATATTAAAAGTTTTGGTTTAGGACAATACTTAGGCACAGATTTACCTATTGGAAAAAAAGGAAACATTCCAGATGGTGCTTATTACGACAACTGGTATCCAGATTTTCGTTGGGGAGCAACAACAATCATATCAAATTCTATTGGACAAGGTGAAATTTTAACAACACCTATTCACATGGCTAACTTTACAGCCGCTATTGCTAACCGAGGTTACTACTACACACCCCATATTATAAAAGGAATAGAAGGCGAAAAAATAAACAAAGATTTTGTTACTAAGCATGAAACAACCGTAGCACCTAAACATTTCGATCCCATTATTGAAGGCTTATACGATGTTTACGAAAACGGAACTGCTAGATTTTTAAGAATCCCAGGTATAGAGATTTGTGGAAAAACAGGTACTGCCGAAAATTTTATAAAAATTGATGGCGAACGCATGCAATTACAAGACCACTCTATTTTTGTAGCTTTTGCTCCTAAAGACAATCCTAAAATTGCCCTCGCAGTATTAGTTGAAAATGGACATTATGGGTCTATTTATGCAGGAAGAATAGCTAGCTTAATGATTGAACAATACTTAAAAGGAGAGATTACAAGAACCGATATGGAAACCTGGCTACTAAACAATAGCTTAGAAGACGAATATATAAAACCTTATTCTGGACAACCCTTTAGCATAAACTAA